Proteins encoded by one window of Rouxiella chamberiensis:
- the solJ gene encoding solanimycin biosynthesis MBL-fold hydrolase SolJ translates to MNSSQEITVTTLKVSQGRFINNNYLVVNRRTGKALLIDPAWEKARLETALHEANAELAGILLTHAHADHTDLAASLADIHGCPVWMSRQEAQFSGFAIAALQTFEEQCFEVGGMMIRPVITPGHTPGSTCYWIGPHLFTGDTLFIEGCGLCPDRAAAKSMFASLERLKALLSQQVRIYPGHSYVQPPGLTLEQVFRFNLYLSLDDEEVFINFRMRSGQARANWLAFS, encoded by the coding sequence GTGAATTCATCGCAAGAGATCACCGTGACCACGCTGAAAGTGAGTCAGGGGCGATTTATCAACAACAACTATCTGGTGGTGAATCGCCGCACGGGAAAAGCGCTGCTGATTGATCCCGCCTGGGAAAAGGCCCGACTGGAAACCGCGCTGCACGAAGCGAATGCCGAACTGGCGGGCATTCTGCTGACGCACGCCCACGCCGACCATACCGATCTCGCCGCGAGTCTGGCCGACATTCACGGCTGTCCGGTGTGGATGTCCAGACAGGAAGCGCAATTTTCGGGCTTTGCGATTGCCGCGCTGCAAACCTTCGAAGAGCAATGCTTTGAAGTCGGCGGCATGATGATCCGCCCGGTCATTACACCCGGCCACACCCCCGGGAGCACCTGCTACTGGATAGGCCCGCATCTGTTTACGGGCGACACGCTGTTTATCGAAGGCTGCGGACTCTGCCCCGACCGCGCGGCGGCCAAAAGCATGTTCGCCAGTCTGGAACGGCTCAAGGCGCTTCTTTCGCAGCAGGTGCGTATCTATCCCGGACACAGCTATGTGCAGCCGCCGGGGTTGACGCTGGAACAGGTCTTTCGTTTCAACCTTTATCTGTCGCTGGACGACGAAGAGGTATTTATCAATTTTCGAATGCGCAGTGGGCAGGCCAGGGCCAATTGGCTGGCCTTTTCCTGA
- a CDS encoding glycosyltransferase gives MKVSMITAGSMGDIRPFIVLGKRLQQMGHQCSIMSGERNAQFVIDEGLGFDRWDLDLPEAMQVEQDLMDGESVRKAARKMSGVVEKLMSLWVEQGTAAASGSRLIIAANQAVPLAMSIGEKFDIPVVTAYFAPLTPSRTIPPFFLNKIIRLPGVVNLAVWKLLRLVMWRFVAKSFSACRASLGLNDWRWSGPWADKRNDARKILYAFSPHLVPRPAEWPEESIKITGSWEGAVTSTQTVSPALERFIAEGEAPIYIGFGSMVSSDPVGLTQKIIAVLRNMGVRAVIVRGSGALVAEMIAAATLPGVICVDHVSHAWLFPKVKTVFHHGGGGTVAAAARAGTPQVIMPFIYDQFYWAWQLENLGVSGGSLSLKRVDEADIETALIKSFSADVVERAKRLRQQVGQENGVETTIKTLQHWGYL, from the coding sequence ATGAAAGTGTCTATGATAACCGCCGGGTCGATGGGCGATATTCGCCCGTTTATCGTGCTGGGCAAGCGGCTGCAACAGATGGGGCATCAATGCTCCATCATGTCGGGCGAACGCAACGCGCAGTTTGTTATCGACGAGGGGTTGGGGTTCGACCGCTGGGATCTGGATTTACCGGAGGCGATGCAGGTGGAGCAGGATCTGATGGACGGCGAGTCGGTGCGCAAGGCGGCCAGAAAGATGTCGGGTGTAGTCGAAAAACTGATGTCGCTATGGGTGGAGCAGGGAACGGCCGCGGCGAGCGGCAGCCGACTGATCATCGCCGCCAATCAGGCGGTACCGCTGGCAATGTCGATTGGCGAAAAGTTCGATATTCCGGTGGTCACCGCCTATTTTGCGCCGCTGACGCCGTCGCGCACCATTCCGCCGTTTTTCCTGAATAAAATCATCAGGCTGCCGGGGGTTGTCAACCTCGCGGTCTGGAAACTGCTGCGCCTCGTGATGTGGCGCTTCGTGGCGAAATCCTTTAGCGCCTGCCGCGCCAGTCTGGGGCTGAATGACTGGCGCTGGAGCGGGCCGTGGGCGGATAAACGCAACGATGCGCGGAAAATTCTCTATGCCTTTAGCCCGCATCTGGTGCCGCGTCCCGCCGAATGGCCTGAGGAGAGCATTAAAATCACCGGCAGCTGGGAGGGCGCTGTCACCTCGACCCAGACCGTTTCACCGGCGCTCGAGCGTTTTATAGCCGAAGGCGAGGCGCCCATTTATATCGGTTTTGGCAGCATGGTCAGCTCGGATCCCGTCGGGTTGACGCAGAAAATCATCGCCGTGCTTCGCAATATGGGGGTGCGGGCTGTCATTGTGCGCGGCAGCGGCGCGCTGGTGGCGGAAATGATTGCGGCGGCCACTCTGCCGGGCGTTATCTGTGTTGATCACGTCTCGCACGCGTGGCTGTTTCCGAAAGTGAAAACCGTGTTTCACCACGGCGGCGGCGGTACGGTTGCCGCCGCCGCAAGGGCCGGTACGCCGCAGGTCATCATGCCGTTTATCTATGATCAATTTTACTGGGCGTGGCAGCTCGAGAACCTCGGCGTCAGCGGCGGCAGCCTGTCCCTTAAACGCGTCGACGAAGCCGACATCGAAACGGCGCTCATCAAAAGCTTTTCTGCCGACGTCGTGGAACGTGCGAAACGGCTCAGGCAGCAAGTAGGGCAGGAAAACGGCGTGGAAACCACCATAAAAACGCTACAGCATTGGGGATACCTGTGA
- the solI gene encoding solanimycin biosynthesis cytochrome P450 SolI has translation MAELTHVEIEDIHTLPLAELNPARRDRFAKATELPVFARLRREDPVHFTPDSEFGPYWSLTLWEDIRAVGNNYRDFTSTENIDLKSIEEKIKLDKALKALGHERRKNVGFITMDPPEHTQHRKAVTPAMGPSSLARMEPLLRERAGMILDGLPIGKPFDWVEHVSKELTATVLATLFDFPFEDRRKLTYWSDMLMFEPGRGPVKSWEHKAQETIKCYQAFEALWEKRRRGPPGHDLISMLAHHPETCDMTLEQFRGTIVLLIIGGNDTTRNTISGSVYWLDKYPQEFAKLRANPKLVASMVSETLRFQTPISFMSRVANRDVEIRGKTIREGDRVLMWYLSGNRDATAIDDPDTFCIDRDRARRHLSFGVGVHACVGSRVAEMQLAIIWEEILKRFTAINVLDEPERNYSNFLHGFENLNVIIPER, from the coding sequence ATGGCTGAACTGACCCACGTCGAGATTGAAGATATTCACACGCTGCCGCTGGCCGAGCTTAATCCTGCACGTCGCGACCGTTTTGCCAAGGCAACCGAGCTGCCGGTTTTCGCGCGTCTGCGCCGCGAAGATCCGGTGCATTTCACGCCCGACAGCGAATTCGGCCCCTATTGGTCACTGACGCTGTGGGAAGACATTCGCGCCGTCGGCAACAATTATCGCGATTTCACCTCGACCGAAAATATCGACCTCAAGTCGATTGAAGAGAAGATAAAGCTGGACAAGGCGCTGAAGGCGCTGGGTCATGAACGACGTAAAAATGTCGGATTTATCACCATGGACCCGCCGGAGCACACGCAGCATCGCAAGGCGGTGACGCCCGCAATGGGGCCGTCGAGCCTCGCTCGCATGGAACCGTTGCTGCGCGAGCGCGCGGGGATGATTCTCGATGGCCTGCCTATCGGCAAGCCGTTTGACTGGGTGGAACACGTTTCCAAAGAGCTGACGGCCACCGTATTGGCGACACTGTTCGATTTTCCCTTCGAGGATCGCCGCAAACTGACGTATTGGTCCGACATGCTGATGTTCGAGCCGGGACGAGGGCCGGTGAAAAGCTGGGAGCATAAAGCGCAGGAGACCATCAAATGCTATCAGGCGTTTGAAGCGCTATGGGAAAAACGCCGTCGAGGCCCGCCGGGGCACGACCTGATTTCGATGCTGGCGCATCACCCCGAAACCTGCGACATGACGCTGGAGCAGTTTCGCGGCACCATCGTGCTGCTGATTATCGGCGGTAATGACACCACGCGAAATACCATCTCGGGCAGTGTGTACTGGCTGGACAAATACCCGCAGGAGTTCGCCAAGCTCAGAGCCAATCCGAAACTCGTGGCTTCCATGGTGTCTGAAACCCTGCGTTTTCAGACGCCGATAAGCTTCATGAGCCGCGTTGCAAATCGGGATGTAGAGATCCGGGGCAAAACCATCAGAGAGGGCGACCGCGTGCTGATGTGGTATCTGTCCGGCAATCGCGATGCCACCGCAATTGATGACCCGGATACCTTCTGCATCGATCGTGACCGCGCCCGTCGGCATCTCTCCTTTGGCGTGGGCGTTCACGCCTGTGTAGGAAGTCGAGTTGCCGAAATGCAGCTGGCGATTATCTGGGAGGAGATCCTAAAGCGCTTCACCGCGATAAACGTGCTCGACGAACCCGAACGCAACTATTCCAACTTCCTGCATGGTTTTGAAAATCTGAATGTCATTATTCCTGAACGATAA